In Parus major isolate Abel chromosome 3, Parus_major1.1, whole genome shotgun sequence, the following are encoded in one genomic region:
- the LOC109022548 gene encoding small basic protein 1-like yields MRVLCVVFAVLLLFSLATPGHGQPKGFCDGYCSHACGETEEWSFSPYCEDLHCCIPSPKKGK; encoded by the exons ATGAGGGTGCTCTGCGTGGtctttgctgtgctcctgctgttcTCCCTGGCCACCCCAG GGCACGGGCAGCCCAAGGGTTTTTGTGACGGGTACTGCTCCCACGCGTGCGGCGAAACCGAGGAGTGGTCCTTCAGCCCCTACTGTGAGGATCTGCACTGCTGCATCCCCTCTCCCAAAAAGGGGAAATGa